In Nitrospinota bacterium, the genomic window TAGCAGAACTTCGAGGAAAAATCTGTGATATTTCTCGTGTAGGAATAAAATTTAGTTCCAACAAATCCTATATAGAAGAATCGATAATTGATTTAGATCTTTTATTACCGAACTTTATTCAATTTGCCAATATTTTTGGTAGAGTAGTACGCTGTGAACAGAAAGATAATGCTGAGTTCTACACTGCTGTAGAATTTGAAGAAGATTTGTACCGACAATTTCTCGTAGAAAATTACATAAGAATTATGAAATTGTGGGATGAGCAATTCAATAGACTATAAAGATAAAGGATAAAAAAGGAGTTTAAGGGGTGAAGATTGAATCTATTATGACCTCTAAAGTGGTCACGGTAAAAATGGATGATTCTTTACGGCATACCAGAAGCCTCTTTAATAAGTATAAGTTTCATCATCTTCTGGTTGTTGAGGGCAGAAAACTTGTTGGTATTGTATCTGACAGAGATCTGCTTAGAGAGTTAAGCCCCTTTTTGGGTAAGATTTCTAGTCAGCCACGTGACTTGGCTATATTCAATAAGAGGGTTCATCAGATTATGAGTCATAAGCCTATAACAGTGAAAAAGGAAGAAGAAGCGAAAGATTCCTGTCGTTTATTACTTGAACACAACATATCCTGTCTGCCAGTTATTGATTCTCAGGGTAATGTTGAAGGGATTGTAACCTGGAGAGATATATTTAATGTCTTACTTGG contains:
- a CDS encoding CBS domain-containing protein — its product is MKIESIMTSKVVTVKMDDSLRHTRSLFNKYKFHHLLVVEGRKLVGIVSDRDLLRELSPFLGKISSQPRDLAIFNKRVHQIMSHKPITVKKEEEAKDSCRLLLEHNISCLPVIDSQGNVEGIVTWRDIFNVLLGEKK
- a CDS encoding PilZ domain-containing protein yields the protein MEKIEQKERRRAPRTVLGSALVDLYSHEKPSIAELRGKICDISRVGIKFSSNKSYIEESIIDLDLLLPNFIQFANIFGRVVRCEQKDNAEFYTAVEFEEDLYRQFLVENYIRIMKLWDEQFNRL